The following are encoded in a window of Variovorax paradoxus genomic DNA:
- the pqqA gene encoding pyrroloquinoline quinone precursor peptide PqqA has protein sequence MKWCKPEFEEMRFGFEITMYISAR, from the coding sequence ATGAAGTGGTGCAAGCCTGAGTTTGAAGAAATGCGTTTCGGTTTCGAAATCACGATGTACATTTCCGCGCGCTGA